Genomic segment of Paenibacillus sp. FSL R5-0912:
TTTATTTCTATAATAAAAAACAGAAGAAGCAACAGCTTCTTCTGTTTTTTATGTTTTTTAGGAAAATGTGTAAGATATAGTGTTTGTTTGTAGTTTTATATATGAGAAGAAAAGAGAGGAGAGGTAGAATTTGTATGAAAAATAGATTTATGGCACTCTTTGCACTGCTTATGTTATTTCTGGTTCCTCAGCACATGTATGCAGGTGAAGTCAATGCGACTGTGAGTAATTTGGATCAGGATTACCAGATTCAAAGATTTAAGATCATTACCAACGTATCATTGAGGCTGTTTATCAGCAGTAGTGGTATCGCCGAGATGGATGTAGATTTAACTGCGTTTCAAGCTGACAAGACCTCTATAGTCTGTAACTTGCAGCAGTACAAAGATGGGGGATGGACCACACTAAAGACATTTAGTAATTCCATCAATAGCAACGATCTTAATTTGTTTCAAACATGGGCTGTGGCTAAAGGCAACAACTATAGAATTGAAGTTCATGCAACAGCCTATCTAAACGGTACTTCTGAGAGTACAGTACAGTACTATTACGCCGATTATTAACTAAAAGCAATGAAAGATATTGAAAATAGGCAGAGGTGAAATAAATGAGGAAAGCATTGTATTTAACTTTTGTTGCTTTATGGACTCTATGCTTACTTTTTGTATCGCAACCTGTAAGTTCTTACTCTGCAGGGAGTCAATCTTTGTATCAAAAGGTGGATATCTCGAATCCGATTACACTGGAATCTTCTATGTTGTACACAGGAGGCCCCTTGAACTCTGGCGAGGACCTCTGGTTTTCTTTTATTCCCAAACAGACTGGCAGTTATGAAATATCAGTGCGAGGGGAAGGTGGATTGTCTGGAACATTGTTTGACGCACACAGTTCTAAAATCATTATGCAAAATGAAACCGTTGAAGGCTCAGATATTTTGAAGCTAGCTAATACATGTTTAGCAGAAAAAAACTATTTTATAAAAGTATCATCAATACATCCAGGCGCATTTATCAATCAGTTGGAAATAGCTATTGAAGAATTACCTGCTCCTAACGATGAGTTCTTTAATGAGCAGTGGTCATTATTTAACCCGCTGAACGGAATAGATATTAACATCATTCCAGTATGGAAAAATTATAAAGGTTCAAATATTACTATTGGTGTGGCAGACACAGGGGTTGATTATCAGCATCCGGACTTAATTAACCGGTTGGATATGTCCCTTGCTTATAACTTTACCCATGATATGAAGGATGTCTTTCCAGAAAATGAGAAATCCTCTGCTTCTTCGGCCAGAGCGGGTCATGGTACTCATGTATCAGGTATTATATCTGCTCAGAGTAACAACAATCAGGGAATAGCAGGTATTACTTCGCAAGGTTCAGTAGTACCGCTTAAAGTGCTTGGGAGCAGACTGACAGATACCAGTGTGTATAACGGATCCATTGCTGCTTTTGTCAAAGCGGTAGAATATGCAAAAGCAAATGACATCCGAATCATCAATTGCAGCTTTGGCGGAGCAAATCCGGCTGTAACTGAGCAGGAGGCAATGTACCAGGCTAATGATATTTTATTTGTTATCGCAGCAGGGAATTCAGGGAGTAACCTGGCAGATTATCCGGAGTATCCAGCCTCATATTATCATGACAATTCACTGGTTGTTGCTGCACAAAATATGGAAGGGAACTTAGCCGCTTTCTCTAATTATGGCGGACCAACCGACATAGCTGCACCGGGTGAATCTATTATCAGCACTTTTCCTAATTCGTTATATCTTTATAATAGCGGAACTTCAATGGCAGCTCCTGTTGTATCTGCGGTATCCGGTTTAGTTTGGGGGAATGCACCTTACTTGACAGCACTTGAAGTTAAGGAAATTGTGACAGATGTGAACAATGTAACTTTAGTAGATTCACTTTCAAATAAGGTACACAGTGGCGGTATGGTCAATGCTTTCAAGGCTATGATGTCTGCAGAACCCAGAACGGAGTCTCGCAGATTTGAGAATAAAAAGCGTGATATTTTTGGGGAAAATCTTAAATCATCTATCGACTCATACCTGCAAAAGGCAGATGAAGCTCTGAAAACAAACCAAATTATTGTCAAATTTGCTGCAGGAGTTAACGCGGAAGAGTACATAAACACGCTTGAAAAGGAAGAATTACTCACGGGAGTTCATTTCATTGATTACCTAAGTTCTGTTGATGCTTATGTACTTCAACTTTCAAACATGGAAGAAGCAGATAAAGCCATTACTGCTCTAAATAATTCCAACAATATTCTGTATGCAGAACCAAATTATTTAAGAGAATCAAATTAATTGGAAGGTTATTCACTGAATTACTTTCTTTATTGAAGGAATTTAGTGTTCATATACAACCCGGAAAGGAGATGATGCAACATGCGGGAGCCGCCTTTTTCTTATTTTGACGTACTAAATGTAAGGCTCGTGAATAATTCTATAATAAGAAGGAGTTAATTATGAAAAAGTTGATCGCAGTTCTTTCTTTGTTTGTATCCTTGTCTTTGACAACCAGCGCGTTTGCATCTGAAGTAGCACCAGTAAATGTTGTGGATAATAATTCGTACGGCATTACAGTGGAAGCACAGTTTGACGCTGTGAACAGTGAAATTTCGATTGAGCTTCCCGATGAACGTACTCCGCAATCTTTAAGTGATGTTACGAATTCTGATGATGCCTATGTCAAAGTGACGTTGAAAGCAAATTATTACTTTGATGCCTATACAAACCGCTTTACCTGGAGCACTATTGATAAGGTATTGGTAAATGCTAAATCTGGATATAGTTATAACAACCCTATTTACTCAGCCTCTTTTTTAGATGGTAATCGGACTTATGGAATTAGGCTGAGTGGGACTTTGGTTAATACTAAGGACGGCACCAGCAAGGATTATCCTATGTATGTGGAGTTTTACTTAAACCCGCAGACCGGTGCAATTTCGACAATATTATATTAAGAAAACGAGGAGGATTATAGTGAAAAAGTTTGTGAAAAGTATCACCCTTGTCGCCAGTTTTTGTCTTCTACTCAGCAGTGCCAATATAGTTAGTGCTTCAGCAACGGAAGCGAAAAGTGCCCAAACCAGCATTCAGAGCACGGCTACAGTTAACTTTTTTCAGAATATACTAAATAATGGAACACTGTCGGCTGATAAACAGTTAATCACATATGACGAAGCTGTATATGTGTATTCCGATATTGTAAGACATGCCAATGCTGAATCAGAGGTCCCCGAAGATGACAGGAGCCCAAGTGCAGGTTATTATATTTCTAATGATATTTCTTATGAATACACAGATATCAGTAATCCAGTTGACACACTGGATGCGACACCTGGTCAATCATTTTCTTTTTCGGCAGGTAACTCATTTGCAGCAACTGCCACCGCAACTGCTACATTAAAAGCATCTGAGGTCTTACAGATCGGGGTTTCAAACGGATACACTCAAACCTATACATTAACAAAAACGATATCAGACAAGAATAATACAAATCAAACCAAACGATATGGTCTATGCAAAATATATCGTGTTCATACATTTGATATTTATTATAAAAACATTTTTGGCAGCAATAGCTTTATTACGGCAGCAGTGTTTTATGAACCAGTCTCAATGGTTGTACGGGCGTTGAACTAGAATTCCGGTAGCTGTTCAAAAAAAGTAAACGTACAGATATAGAGATTGTACAAGAGCATCTCGTATGCTTAGTGTACAATCTCTATTGGTGTTATGCTGGGAAACTAACTGGCAATCCGCACAACCGCCTCCCCCACCGTAACCAATCTCTCGCTCCCCAGCGTCATATCCTTGAGCCGCAGCTTGCCCTCAGCCGCCTCGCTCTCACCAACCATAATCACATACCGTATACCTTTAGAACTCGCTGTGGCCAACGTTTTTTTGAGCTTGCGCGATCCGGTGTCTACATTGGTGCGGATGCCGGCAGCCCGTAGCGCAGCGGCGGCAACCAGAGCCTCCGGCAGATATCCGCCGATCGGTATGATGAGGACCCCTGAACGGTCCACCGTATCTGCCGGGCGTTCGCCCAGCAATGCCATGATCGACTCCATCCCAAACGAGATACCCACCGTAGGGTACTCTATATCGTCGCGTCCGACAAGCTTCCCGATAATTGCATCATATCTGCCCCCGCCGCCCAGGCTTGAGGTATAGCTGCCGGATGCGTCGAAGATTTCATAGACGGTCCCGGTATAGAACGAGAGGCCGCGCGAGAGAAAAGGATCGAAGACGCACACTGTGCTTAGGCCAATCGCATCAATCAACTGCTGCAGCGCGAGCACTTCAAGCGCACCGGGCTGCCCGTCCAGCGTATATCTTTCCACCAGCTGCCCGAACCCCGGATTGTTAAGCGTAAGCAGCTCGGCAATCCACTGAACCGTGTCAGCAGTCAGCTGCTTGTCCGTCAGCTCTGCCAGCACCCCGCCGCTGCCGATTTTGGCCAGCTTGTCGAGCGTCAGCATCACGGACAGCTGCTCCTCCGGCGGAACGCCGACCGCACCCAGAATCTCGCCCAGGAACCGGCGGTTGTTCCACTTCAGCACCACTGGAATCTCCAGTCTGCGGAAGACCTCCGCTGCCAGCTGCATCAGCTCCGCTTCGGCCTGCGGGCCGGCAATGCCGACCACATCGGCGTCACATTGCAGGAATTCGCGCAGCCGCCCTTTTTTGACCGGCCCATCCCGGAACACCTTACCGATCTCATAACGCCGATATGGGAA
This window contains:
- a CDS encoding S8 family serine peptidase translates to MRKALYLTFVALWTLCLLFVSQPVSSYSAGSQSLYQKVDISNPITLESSMLYTGGPLNSGEDLWFSFIPKQTGSYEISVRGEGGLSGTLFDAHSSKIIMQNETVEGSDILKLANTCLAEKNYFIKVSSIHPGAFINQLEIAIEELPAPNDEFFNEQWSLFNPLNGIDINIIPVWKNYKGSNITIGVADTGVDYQHPDLINRLDMSLAYNFTHDMKDVFPENEKSSASSARAGHGTHVSGIISAQSNNNQGIAGITSQGSVVPLKVLGSRLTDTSVYNGSIAAFVKAVEYAKANDIRIINCSFGGANPAVTEQEAMYQANDILFVIAAGNSGSNLADYPEYPASYYHDNSLVVAAQNMEGNLAAFSNYGGPTDIAAPGESIISTFPNSLYLYNSGTSMAAPVVSAVSGLVWGNAPYLTALEVKEIVTDVNNVTLVDSLSNKVHSGGMVNAFKAMMSAEPRTESRRFENKKRDIFGENLKSSIDSYLQKADEALKTNQIIVKFAAGVNAEEYINTLEKEELLTGVHFIDYLSSVDAYVLQLSNMEEADKAITALNNSNNILYAEPNYLRESN
- a CDS encoding histidine--tRNA ligase; amino-acid sequence: MQNIKGTYDYFGREQAIRQNVRMTLQELFELYGFESMDTTLLNELELLTSKYAGGDEILREMYQLADQGGRRLGLRYDLTIPFAKVIAMNPGIEFPYRRYEIGKVFRDGPVKKGRLREFLQCDADVVGIAGPQAEAELMQLAAEVFRRLEIPVVLKWNNRRFLGEILGAVGVPPEEQLSVMLTLDKLAKIGSGGVLAELTDKQLTADTVQWIAELLTLNNPGFGQLVERYTLDGQPGALEVLALQQLIDAIGLSTVCVFDPFLSRGLSFYTGTVYEIFDASGSYTSSLGGGGRYDAIIGKLVGRDDIEYPTVGISFGMESIMALLGERPADTVDRSGVLIIPIGGYLPEALVAAAALRAAGIRTNVDTGSRKLKKTLATASSKGIRYVIMVGESEAAEGKLRLKDMTLGSERLVTVGEAVVRIAS